Proteins co-encoded in one Haloarcula pelagica genomic window:
- the lwrS gene encoding LWR-salt protein yields MPPADPREAAARYVFRVRFRLDTPGGVAAEPDRFETTVYRRADPPGEPGWLFFRDNCWRGDLVDDSQFRSIVESELGVPVESVAFSELQTSEAHLDELKTAIAADLDLFNADSVTEVLSKYLGSSIRVE; encoded by the coding sequence GTGCCACCGGCGGACCCCCGCGAGGCAGCGGCGCGTTACGTCTTTCGAGTACGGTTCCGGCTCGACACGCCCGGTGGTGTCGCGGCCGAGCCCGATCGGTTCGAGACGACCGTCTATCGCCGGGCCGATCCACCGGGTGAGCCGGGCTGGCTGTTCTTTCGGGACAACTGCTGGCGGGGCGACCTGGTCGACGACTCGCAGTTCCGGTCGATCGTCGAGTCCGAACTGGGCGTGCCCGTCGAGTCGGTCGCGTTCAGCGAACTCCAGACGAGCGAGGCGCACCTCGACGAACTGAAAACCGCGATCGCCGCCGATCTGGACCTGTTCAACGCCGACTCGGTCACCGAAGTCCTCTCGAAGTATCTCGGAAGCTCGATCCGTGTCGAGTGA
- the hemA gene encoding glutamyl-tRNA reductase, which yields MREQHGVIVGVSVSHEHATVDQLEAAATDSQRFAVETLLSRPGVEEALALQTCNRTEGYVVAASHEVGVSALELFTQDLDDDAAVVMDHEESLRHLLRVAAGLESIVLGEDQILGQLRTAYEQARGVGGIGPVLEDGITKAIHVGERARSETRINEGVVSLASAAVRLVGSDRDLDGESALVVGAGEMGRLAAVALAERVDRVIVANRTVPHAEHLADAIDTEASAVALDALDAAVEEATVVVSATGSNDKVFEAAAFEDAGETAVVDIAQPRDVPAEAADFESVTVYDLDALESVTEETRTQRREAAEAVERLVDEEFEHLLTQYKRKRADRVISTMYESAEQVKAAELNTALSAAEFDEDQREVVESMADAIVSQLLAAPTRSLRDAAEEDDWSTIHTALELFDPDFGGDDQSSPPEFVEEMHPEDIPDGMRDEIPNAVLDELADD from the coding sequence GTGAGAGAGCAACACGGAGTCATCGTCGGCGTGAGCGTGTCCCACGAGCACGCGACCGTGGATCAGTTGGAAGCCGCAGCCACGGACAGCCAGCGTTTCGCCGTCGAGACGCTGCTGTCCCGACCGGGGGTCGAGGAGGCGCTGGCCCTCCAGACGTGTAACCGGACCGAGGGCTACGTCGTCGCCGCCTCTCACGAGGTCGGCGTGTCGGCACTGGAGCTGTTCACACAGGACCTCGACGACGACGCGGCCGTCGTGATGGATCACGAGGAGAGCCTCCGCCACCTGCTCCGCGTGGCCGCCGGACTGGAGTCGATCGTCCTCGGCGAGGACCAGATCCTGGGTCAGCTCAGGACCGCCTACGAGCAGGCCCGCGGTGTCGGCGGTATCGGCCCCGTCCTGGAGGACGGGATCACCAAAGCGATCCACGTCGGCGAGCGCGCCCGCTCGGAGACGCGGATCAACGAGGGCGTCGTCTCGCTGGCCTCCGCTGCGGTCCGGCTCGTCGGGTCCGACCGGGACCTCGACGGCGAGAGCGCGCTCGTGGTCGGTGCCGGCGAGATGGGACGGCTCGCGGCGGTCGCGCTCGCAGAACGCGTCGATCGGGTGATCGTCGCCAACCGGACGGTCCCGCACGCGGAACACCTGGCGGACGCCATCGACACCGAGGCGAGTGCGGTCGCGCTGGACGCGCTCGACGCCGCCGTCGAGGAGGCGACGGTCGTAGTCTCCGCGACCGGAAGCAACGACAAGGTCTTCGAGGCGGCGGCGTTCGAGGACGCCGGCGAGACGGCCGTCGTCGACATCGCCCAGCCCCGCGATGTCCCGGCCGAGGCCGCCGACTTCGAGTCGGTGACGGTCTACGACCTGGACGCGCTCGAATCGGTCACCGAGGAGACGCGCACACAGCGGCGCGAGGCGGCCGAGGCGGTCGAACGGCTCGTCGACGAGGAGTTCGAGCACCTGCTGACCCAGTACAAGCGCAAGCGGGCCGACCGGGTCATCTCGACGATGTACGAGAGCGCCGAGCAGGTCAAGGCCGCCGAACTCAACACCGCGCTCTCGGCGGCGGAGTTCGACGAGGACCAGCGCGAGGTCGTCGAGTCGATGGCCGACGCTATCGTCTCGCAGTTGCTCGCCGCGCCGACCCGGAGTCTCAGAGACGCCGCCGAGGAGGACGACTGGTCGACGATCCACACCGCGCTGGAACTGTTCGATCCCGACTTCGGCGGGGACGACCAGTCCTCACCGCCGGAGTTCGTCGAGGAGATGCACCCCGAGGACATCCCCGACGGGATGCGCGACGAGATCCCCAACGCCGTCCTCGACGAACTGGCCGACGACTGA
- a CDS encoding Hsp20/alpha crystallin family protein, whose product MSALREALRDLPDAVFADVLESDDAYLLVLDLPGVTSDTIDVRVEGGRLVIEGQRSKDVPREFRFVEEDRSVFLDAELPLPPNATGQGAEGTVRKGVLELRLPKATAAPSTTVPIDED is encoded by the coding sequence ATGTCAGCGCTGCGTGAGGCGTTACGTGACCTCCCCGACGCGGTGTTCGCGGACGTACTCGAATCCGACGACGCATATCTGCTCGTCCTGGACCTCCCGGGCGTCACCAGCGACACGATCGATGTCCGTGTCGAGGGCGGCCGACTCGTCATCGAAGGCCAGCGCAGCAAGGACGTGCCCCGCGAGTTCCGGTTCGTCGAGGAGGACCGTTCGGTGTTTCTCGACGCCGAACTCCCCTTGCCGCCGAACGCGACCGGACAGGGTGCCGAGGGGACCGTCCGCAAGGGCGTCCTGGAACTCCGGCTCCCCAAGGCCACGGCCGCGCCGAGTACTACGGTTCCCATCGACGAGGACTGA
- a CDS encoding molybdopterin-binding protein: protein MAHPPEPDDDALALETARRELGSYAVPVDRTDRIPLSVAVGRVLATDATAVDAVSDAGIDPETPVFERGHQIRPADVGLLRAAGVTELLVYQRPQVGIVPTGDELVQHGAGADERVETAGFTLSQYVDRWGGKVTYRDPVADDRPALRMAVQRDLTRDVLVVTGTTPGDTLRGVVADLGTVLTDELRLDPGRRAGLAVVEDRPVVLLPEEPVSAHVVAVQLVRPLLKSFAGAPLTDHPHRTVTLAEGVSVDRDARAYVPLAVEDDAATPLSGRGLGTVTGADGWLTVPAGEAPPAAGSDCEVENWDYLP, encoded by the coding sequence ATGGCCCACCCCCCGGAGCCCGACGACGACGCGCTCGCGCTGGAGACGGCACGACGAGAGCTCGGCAGTTACGCGGTCCCGGTCGACCGGACCGACCGCATCCCGCTGTCGGTCGCCGTCGGGCGCGTGCTGGCGACGGACGCGACGGCCGTCGACGCGGTCTCCGACGCCGGGATCGACCCCGAGACGCCGGTGTTCGAACGCGGTCACCAGATCCGACCCGCCGACGTTGGGCTGTTGCGAGCGGCCGGCGTCACCGAACTGCTCGTGTATCAGCGCCCGCAGGTCGGGATCGTCCCGACCGGCGACGAACTCGTCCAGCACGGCGCCGGGGCCGACGAGCGCGTCGAGACGGCCGGCTTCACCCTCTCCCAGTACGTCGATCGCTGGGGCGGCAAAGTGACCTACCGCGACCCCGTGGCCGACGACAGGCCGGCACTGCGAATGGCCGTCCAGCGCGACCTCACACGGGACGTGCTCGTCGTCACGGGGACGACGCCCGGCGACACGCTCCGGGGGGTCGTCGCCGACCTCGGGACGGTGCTGACCGACGAACTCCGCCTCGATCCCGGTCGCCGGGCGGGTCTTGCGGTCGTCGAGGACCGGCCGGTGGTGTTGCTCCCCGAGGAGCCGGTTTCGGCACACGTCGTCGCGGTCCAGTTGGTGCGTCCGCTGCTCAAGAGCTTCGCCGGCGCACCACTCACCGACCACCCACACCGAACCGTCACCCTCGCCGAAGGGGTCTCCGTCGATCGCGACGCCCGAGCGTACGTCCCGCTCGCGGTCGAGGACGACGCCGCGACGCCGCTCTCCGGGAGGGGGCTGGGAACGGTCACCGGTGCGGACGGGTGGCTCACGGTCCCGGCCGGCGAGGCGCCGCCGGCCGCCGGATCGGACTGCGAGGTCGAGAACTGGGACTACCTACCCTGA
- a CDS encoding HAD family hydrolase produces MTTDHYDFWLFDLDGTLVDIEPSYPTAVMGEVGDRLGVGFSEEDARVLWYGLGGARDDFLARRGIDPDQFWDVFHEVENPTDRAKATYLYDDAEQFLASCDAPLGLVTHCQDYLTGPVLEALDIADWFDTVVCCDDEIGWKPDPTPVERAMRDLGLLDGSGRLMTDGGTEPAGALVGDDPDDIGAARNAGLDGIHVQRRPPEVDGRCVWGDRQVTSLLDLR; encoded by the coding sequence ATGACAACCGACCACTACGACTTCTGGCTGTTCGACCTCGACGGGACGCTCGTCGACATCGAGCCGTCGTATCCGACAGCGGTGATGGGCGAGGTCGGCGACCGCCTCGGGGTCGGGTTCTCCGAGGAGGACGCCAGAGTCCTGTGGTACGGTCTCGGCGGCGCTCGCGACGACTTCCTCGCCCGGCGGGGGATCGATCCCGACCAGTTCTGGGACGTGTTCCACGAAGTCGAGAATCCCACCGACCGCGCGAAAGCGACGTATCTCTACGACGACGCCGAACAGTTCCTCGCGTCGTGTGACGCCCCGCTGGGCCTCGTCACGCACTGCCAGGACTACCTCACCGGCCCGGTCCTGGAGGCGTTGGACATCGCCGACTGGTTCGATACGGTGGTCTGCTGTGACGACGAGATCGGCTGGAAGCCGGACCCGACGCCCGTCGAGCGGGCGATGCGGGACCTGGGACTGCTCGACGGTTCGGGACGGCTGATGACCGACGGCGGGACCGAGCCTGCGGGTGCCCTCGTGGGAGACGACCCCGACGACATCGGTGCGGCGCGCAACGCCGGACTCGACGGCATCCACGTCCAGCGCCGGCCACCCGAGGTCGACGGCCGCTGTGTCTGGGGCGACCGGCAGGTCACGTCACTGCTCGACCTGCGCTGA
- a CDS encoding precorrin-2 dehydrogenase/sirohydrochlorin ferrochelatase family protein, giving the protein MIPLLHDFTDETVLVVGGGPVGARKARRFGAEARVVVVSPEFADREFGDAQRVRAAPDADGIAAWIERTDPALVVAATDDGDLNDAAAAAAREAGALVNRADDHGERAVDDVAVPATVRNDPVTLAVATGGRAPALSKYLREEFEAQFGSAGDMATLVGDLREDLQDREVDPARRRDIVRAVVRNRELWKALDRGEPKPEQVLAAVIEDLPGETA; this is encoded by the coding sequence GTGATCCCCCTCCTGCACGACTTCACCGACGAGACGGTGCTGGTCGTCGGCGGCGGACCGGTCGGCGCGCGGAAGGCGCGGCGGTTCGGGGCCGAGGCGCGCGTCGTCGTCGTCAGTCCCGAGTTCGCGGACCGGGAGTTCGGCGACGCCCAGCGCGTGCGGGCAGCACCCGACGCGGACGGCATCGCGGCGTGGATCGAGCGGACCGACCCGGCGCTCGTCGTCGCCGCGACCGACGACGGGGACCTCAACGACGCGGCGGCGGCAGCGGCACGCGAGGCCGGCGCGCTCGTCAATCGCGCGGACGACCACGGCGAGCGCGCGGTCGACGACGTGGCGGTGCCCGCGACGGTCCGGAACGACCCCGTCACGCTCGCCGTCGCCACCGGCGGTCGCGCGCCCGCGCTGTCGAAGTACCTCCGCGAGGAGTTCGAGGCACAGTTCGGCTCGGCCGGCGACATGGCGACGCTGGTGGGGGACCTGCGCGAGGACCTTCAGGACCGGGAGGTCGACCCGGCCCGCCGGCGGGACATCGTCCGGGCCGTTGTCAGAAACCGAGAGCTTTGGAAGGCTTTAGATAGGGGCGAACCCAAACCCGAACAAGTACTAGCAGCCGTGATCGAGGATCTACCGGGTGAGACGGCGTGA
- a CDS encoding DUF7577 domain-containing protein — translation MTISTLELGFRLFVFLCVLVAVPGSFILMFRVLDYAAKDTLIEQFSGGQRPDAGQLNAYFEQAAVEAVTCRICGSANGVDYTYCHNCQERLQH, via the coding sequence GTGACGATCTCCACGCTCGAACTGGGATTCCGACTGTTCGTCTTCCTCTGCGTACTGGTCGCCGTCCCGGGCTCGTTCATTCTCATGTTCCGGGTGCTCGACTACGCCGCGAAGGACACGCTGATCGAACAGTTCTCGGGCGGGCAACGGCCCGACGCGGGGCAGCTGAACGCCTACTTCGAGCAGGCGGCCGTCGAGGCGGTCACCTGCCGGATCTGTGGCTCGGCGAACGGCGTCGACTACACCTACTGTCACAACTGCCAGGAACGCTTACAGCACTGA
- a CDS encoding Lrp/AsnC family transcriptional regulator, which yields MTADLESVDRAILNAFQGGFPVVERPFEPAADALADHGIDVTAAALLARVQRLDDEGVLTRFGALINAEAIGGTATLVATHAPPDSYDEHADLINDHPEVAHNYEREHPHLNMWFVLSVADEDRVEDVLAEIEAETGEATYNLPKQQEFHVGAKFPVEGPQTQAVDCSAAGPDVTPTDRRSLTADELDLVLAIQDGLPITETPYADVAAEIGADTEWVVETIKRFNEEGKVRRVGAIPNHYALGYSENGMTVWNVPDDVVDEVGPAIAEFDFVTHCYERPRHEGAWPYNFFAMTHGRSEAESDRRIQQVHDRMAQYWAVGDEDWDTLFSTRILKKTGIRLDERARANAEAGTGTGTAAETEP from the coding sequence ATGACAGCGGACCTCGAATCGGTCGACCGCGCGATTCTCAACGCCTTCCAGGGAGGGTTCCCGGTCGTCGAACGCCCGTTCGAACCGGCCGCCGACGCGCTGGCCGACCACGGCATCGACGTGACCGCCGCGGCGCTTCTCGCCAGGGTCCAGCGACTCGACGACGAGGGGGTACTGACCCGATTTGGCGCGCTCATCAACGCCGAGGCCATCGGCGGGACGGCGACGCTCGTGGCGACACACGCGCCGCCGGACAGCTACGACGAGCACGCGGACCTGATCAACGACCACCCCGAGGTCGCCCACAACTACGAACGGGAGCACCCGCATCTCAACATGTGGTTCGTCCTCTCGGTCGCCGACGAGGACCGCGTCGAGGACGTACTCGCCGAGATCGAGGCCGAGACCGGCGAGGCGACCTACAACCTCCCCAAACAACAGGAGTTCCACGTCGGCGCGAAGTTCCCCGTCGAGGGACCACAGACCCAGGCCGTCGACTGTTCGGCGGCCGGCCCGGACGTGACACCGACGGATCGCCGGTCGCTGACGGCCGACGAACTCGATCTCGTGTTGGCGATCCAGGACGGCCTGCCGATCACCGAGACGCCCTACGCCGACGTGGCGGCGGAGATCGGCGCGGACACGGAGTGGGTCGTCGAGACGATCAAGCGGTTCAACGAGGAGGGGAAGGTGCGCCGGGTCGGCGCCATCCCCAACCACTACGCGCTGGGCTACAGCGAGAACGGGATGACCGTCTGGAACGTCCCCGACGACGTGGTCGACGAGGTTGGCCCCGCGATCGCGGAGTTCGACTTCGTCACCCACTGCTACGAGCGGCCCCGCCACGAGGGGGCCTGGCCGTACAACTTCTTCGCGATGACCCACGGCCGCAGCGAGGCAGAGAGCGACCGGCGCATCCAGCAGGTCCACGACCGGATGGCGCAGTACTGGGCTGTCGGCGACGAGGACTGGGACACGCTGTTCTCGACGCGGATCCTCAAGAAGACCGGCATCAGGCTGGACGAGCGGGCGCGCGCCAACGCAGAGGCGGGGACAGGAACCGGCACCGCCGCGGAAACCGAACCGTGA
- a CDS encoding GIDE domain-containing protein yields MVVPQLILLGIAAVGGYFFFVGGRELYTVFHILRNDPVPIRTLDGYTGPVEIEGTAVTDDEYGTVRSPLTGTDCLAYTYEVQELRSSGKNSNWETLDEGMGGVNFLVDDTTDRVRVDPEGADIRLDSHSVTVPPGTELPESLARYVAASDAVDEQDRTLDLVVTELAVGNKQRFIERRLDPGEHVYVYGLARRGPAAEWGSNRVDAVVGTGAGTPVFVISDTDERGTAWRIARKGLLRAGLGFAVVAFAALFAVGLFA; encoded by the coding sequence ATGGTCGTCCCGCAGTTGATCCTCCTCGGTATCGCCGCTGTCGGTGGGTACTTCTTCTTCGTCGGCGGCCGGGAACTGTACACGGTCTTTCACATCCTCCGGAACGACCCCGTCCCGATCAGGACGCTCGACGGCTACACGGGGCCCGTCGAAATCGAGGGGACCGCCGTCACCGACGACGAGTACGGCACTGTCAGGTCGCCACTGACCGGTACGGACTGCCTGGCCTACACCTACGAGGTCCAGGAGCTCCGCTCCTCGGGCAAGAACTCCAACTGGGAGACACTCGACGAGGGGATGGGCGGCGTGAACTTCCTCGTCGACGACACCACCGACCGGGTGCGCGTCGACCCCGAAGGCGCCGACATCCGCCTGGATTCACACTCCGTGACCGTCCCACCGGGGACCGAACTGCCCGAGAGTCTCGCCCGGTACGTCGCGGCCTCCGACGCGGTCGACGAACAGGACCGGACGCTGGATCTCGTCGTGACGGAACTGGCCGTCGGGAACAAACAGCGCTTTATCGAACGACGGCTCGACCCCGGGGAACACGTCTACGTCTACGGCCTGGCGCGCCGTGGGCCGGCCGCCGAGTGGGGAAGCAACCGCGTCGACGCCGTCGTCGGCACGGGGGCGGGAACACCAGTGTTCGTCATCTCGGATACGGACGAGCGGGGCACCGCCTGGCGAATCGCCCGGAAGGGGCTCCTCAGGGCCGGCCTGGGGTTCGCGGTGGTGGCGTTTGCGGCACTCTTCGCCGTCGGGCTCTTCGCTTGA
- a CDS encoding 4a-hydroxytetrahydrobiopterin dehydratase has protein sequence MADLLSDDEIAQRLPDGWNREGDEIVRAFEFDGYLDASGFLGAAAGLAEDAWHHPEMTISWGEVEVRLTTHDAGGITQKDIDLAERLDGIYD, from the coding sequence ATGGCAGACCTGCTTTCCGACGACGAGATCGCACAGCGTCTCCCCGACGGCTGGAACCGAGAGGGCGACGAGATCGTCCGTGCTTTCGAGTTCGACGGCTACCTGGACGCGTCGGGCTTTCTCGGTGCCGCCGCGGGGCTGGCCGAAGACGCCTGGCACCACCCCGAGATGACGATCTCCTGGGGGGAGGTCGAGGTCCGGCTGACGACCCACGACGCCGGCGGGATCACCCAGAAAGACATCGACCTCGCCGAGCGACTCGACGGTATCTACGACTGA